A window of the Xiashengella succiniciproducens genome harbors these coding sequences:
- a CDS encoding bactofilin family protein → MKNLEIESKLPNMIGPGTKIVGNIETNGDIRIDGNIEGNIISKGKVVIGNNGVVKGEIVCSNAEVSGSVNGKMNVSELLSLKVTSKVNGDIKSGKLSIEPGALFSGTCSMGHNSLSHTQGAGDAKK, encoded by the coding sequence ATGAAGAACCTGGAAATTGAAAGCAAACTTCCAAACATGATTGGTCCGGGAACCAAAATTGTAGGTAATATTGAAACAAACGGGGACATTAGAATTGACGGAAATATTGAAGGCAATATAATCTCCAAAGGGAAGGTTGTAATTGGTAACAATGGTGTTGTAAAAGGAGAGATTGTTTGCAGCAACGCAGAGGTTTCCGGCAGCGTAAACGGAAAGATGAATGTGAGTGAGCTACTTTCGCTCAAGGTCACTTCCAAAGTAAATGGCGACATCAAGTCAGGTAAGCTTTCTATTGAACCTGGAGCCTTGTTCAGCGGAACATGTAGCATGGGGCATAACTCTTTATCACATACCCAGGGAGCAGGTGATGCAAAGAAATAA
- a CDS encoding HD domain-containing protein — MRGIVPELSVDGDMRTPNSRFRFKMQHIRFSDLEEAVLDRFEKELPKQIYYHNFKHTIDVVTQTEIIARGEGVGEEDQLLLKTAALLHDIGFILSYEDHETHSIELAREILPHFDYSDEQIEKIAELIGVTRPNAKPVNKLQEILKDADLDYLGRSDFIQLSDSLYRELIEQKGEMSELDWNKKQCDFLKTHIYYHCCPIKTF; from the coding sequence GTGAGGGGAATTGTTCCGGAGTTGTCTGTAGACGGTGATATGAGAACCCCTAATTCTCGTTTCCGTTTCAAGATGCAGCATATTAGGTTTAGTGACCTTGAGGAGGCGGTACTTGACAGGTTTGAGAAAGAACTCCCCAAGCAGATATATTATCACAATTTCAAGCATACGATAGATGTAGTAACACAGACTGAGATAATTGCCCGGGGCGAAGGAGTAGGTGAGGAAGATCAACTTTTGTTGAAGACAGCTGCGTTATTGCATGATATCGGTTTTATCCTGTCTTACGAGGATCATGAGACTCATTCAATAGAACTAGCACGTGAAATACTGCCTCATTTTGATTATTCAGATGAGCAGATAGAGAAAATAGCAGAACTTATTGGAGTGACCCGTCCTAATGCAAAACCGGTTAATAAGCTTCAGGAGATATTAAAGGATGCAGATCTTGATTACCTCGGACGATCAGATTTTATTCAGCTGTCTGACAGTTTGTATCGCGAGTTGATAGAGCAGAAAGGGGAGATGAGTGAACTGGACTGGAACAAGAAGCAATGTGATTTTTTGAAAACACACATTTACTATCACTGTTGTCCGATAAAAACTTTTTAG
- a CDS encoding IS4 family transposase, whose amino-acid sequence MNKSTYFFGQSVFGQLISMVDTRIIARNSKRYKADHYVKRFTAKDHLISMLFCVFAKCSSLREVAGAMLGLSGKTRHFQLGHIPYRSTLSDANKRRSVDFFSGVYHDLLREYQHVISDTRFKDVLNKQVEIFDSTVISLFQDILKCVGRTPSNGKRKGGIKVHTVINVDEPVPKMIWFSSAATNDHLLLRKLEPDDNTIYVFDKGYNDYKAFKLFCEKGAGFVTRIKENAVYKVEQELYIDECIHSGVLEDTIIEVTVKEDDGGSKLKLRKVVFYDRVLKRKFEFLTNLFEMRPDMIAALYKTRWQIELLFKQLKSNFPLKYFLGDNENAIKIQVYCALIVNLLLTVIQKRLKRPWAFSNLVSFCRIHLFNYLHLIKFLENPERDWQRDDQDLEMLTLFRGAYF is encoded by the coding sequence ATGAACAAAAGTACTTATTTTTTTGGACAATCGGTATTCGGACAGCTCATATCTATGGTAGATACAAGGATTATCGCCCGAAACAGCAAACGGTACAAGGCCGATCATTACGTGAAACGTTTCACGGCTAAGGATCACCTTATAAGCATGTTGTTTTGCGTCTTCGCCAAATGCTCCTCCCTGCGCGAGGTGGCGGGTGCAATGCTCGGTCTTTCAGGCAAGACCAGGCATTTCCAGCTCGGCCACATACCCTACCGGAGCACCTTGTCGGACGCCAACAAGCGCAGGAGCGTTGATTTCTTCTCGGGCGTGTACCACGACCTGCTTCGCGAGTACCAACACGTGATCTCGGACACCCGCTTTAAAGATGTGTTGAACAAGCAGGTCGAGATCTTCGACAGCACGGTTATCAGTTTGTTCCAGGACATCTTGAAGTGCGTCGGCAGAACACCCTCGAACGGTAAACGCAAAGGGGGGATCAAGGTGCACACCGTTATCAATGTCGACGAGCCCGTTCCCAAGATGATATGGTTCTCATCCGCTGCCACGAACGATCACCTGCTGTTGAGGAAACTGGAACCGGATGACAACACTATTTACGTCTTCGACAAGGGATACAACGATTATAAAGCCTTCAAGCTGTTTTGTGAAAAGGGAGCCGGATTCGTTACCCGCATCAAGGAGAACGCCGTTTACAAGGTGGAGCAAGAACTTTACATCGATGAATGCATCCACAGCGGCGTGCTGGAAGACACTATCATCGAGGTGACCGTGAAGGAAGATGATGGCGGGAGCAAGCTGAAGTTGCGCAAGGTGGTGTTCTACGACAGGGTGTTGAAAAGGAAGTTCGAGTTCCTCACCAACCTGTTCGAGATGCGGCCCGACATGATAGCGGCCTTGTATAAAACAAGATGGCAAATAGAGCTGTTATTCAAGCAGTTAAAATCAAACTTCCCCCTGAAGTACTTCCTCGGGGATAACGAGAACGCGATAAAAATACAGGTATATTGCGCTTTGATCGTGAACCTCTTGCTCACGGTTATACAGAAGCGGTTGAAACGGCCTTGGGCATTCTCCAACCTGGTGTCATTTTGCAGGATACACCTGTTTAATTACCTGCACTTGATAAAATTTTTAGAAAACCCGGAACGAGATTGGCAACGAGATGACCAGGATTTAGAGATGCTTACCCTTTTCAGGGGGGCTTACTTTTGA